A segment of the Bordetella flabilis genome:
CGCCCCTGGCCAGTAGCGTTCTCCAGGCCGGCACGCCCCCGCTTGCAACGCCCGATATGGGGATGATGCATTTCATCGGGCAGAGCGACATCGTCGGCAAGACTTTGTTCGTCATCCTGCTGTTGATGTCTCTGGTGACGTGGTACCTGATACTGGTCAAGGCGGCCAACGGCATGGTGGTGCGCAAGCGGGCGCAGGACTTCCTGAACAAGTTCTGGAACGCCGGCTCCCTGGAGCAGGTGGAGCACGAGATAAGCACTCATGGCGCGCGCGACCCGTTCTCCCATCTGGCCGCCCATGCCATGCACGCACAGGCCCATCATGCGCGGTACGGCGCCACCAAGCTGGCCGAGACCGGTTCGAACAGCGAATTCGTCACGCGAACCATGCGCAAGGTCATCGACGAGGAGACCGCCAAGCTCGAGAACGGCTTGACCGTGTTGGCGTCAGTCGGGTCCACGGCACCGTTCGTCGGGCTGTTCGGCACGGTGTGGGGCGTCTACCACGCCTTGGTCGGTATCGGGATGGCCGACGGCGTCACCATCAACCGCATCGCCGGGCCCGTGGGCGAAGCATTGATCATGACAGGCCTGGGCCTGGCCGTGGCCATTCCCGCCGTACTGGCCTACAACACCTTCGTGCGCAAGAACCGGGTGCTGCTGTCCCGGCTGGACGCGTTCGCGCATGATCTGTTCGCCTTCCTGACGACCGGGCAGCAGGTCGCAGTATCGGACGGCAAGGTGCGCGCCATGCGGCGTTCCGGCGCGCCGGCCGTGCGCGGGAGCGAATAAATGGCGTTCGGCGGATTCGACAACAAAGGCTCCGGCGGGCAGGCGATGTCGGAAATCAACATGGTGCCGCTCATCGACGTGATGCTGGTGCTGCTGGTGATTTTCATCATCACTGCGCCTCTGCTGGCGCATTCCATCCGTATCAATATGCCGCAGGTCAGCGCCGAGCCGGTCAAAGAGGAACCGAAGACGATCGACCTGGCCATCGATGCGGCAGGGCAGTTGTTCTGGGACGAAACGCCCGTGGCGGAGCCCGATCTGGCGGCACGGTTTGCGGCGGCCGCGGCGAGCCAGCCGCAGCCTGAACTCCGTATCCGTGCGGACTTGAACACTCGTTACGAGACCTTGGCGAAAGTAATGGGCGCGGCACGCCGGTCGGGACTGGGCCGCATCGGTTTCGTCACCAATCCGGCGCCCGGCGGGCAGGGCACGGCGGAGCCGGCTTCCACGCCTTCGGCCGCCCCCGTGCGCTAGCCTGAAGAAATTTCGCCTGGGGAGCGCAACACGCTAGCGCGTTGCGCTCCGGATCGCGCTAGAATCGCGCCATGCGAGTACTCGTAATCGAAGACGACACAACCCTGGGCCACGCGCTGCAGGAGTTTCTGGCCGACCAGGGGTATGCGGTCGATTGGCTCACTGACGGCGACAAGGTTCTGGGCGCCCTGGCGGGCCAACCTTACGATCTGCTTCTGCTCGATCTCAACCTGCCCGGCACCAGCGGCCTGGATGTCCTGCGCCAACTGCGCACGGACGGCAACCAGGTGCCCGTGCTTATATTGACGGCGCGCGACGGCATCGAAGACCGCGTGGCCGGTCTGGACGCAGGCGCGGACGATTATGTGACCAAGCCGTTCGAATTGCCCGAGCTGGCGGCGCGCGTGCGCGCCTTTGGCCGGCGGCGCGCCGGGCAGGCTCAACCCTTGATCGAGGTCGGACCGCTGGTCTTTGATACAGTGGGCCGCGAGGTCCGCGTGCACGGCGAACGGCTGTCCCTGTCCGTGCGCGAACTCTCCGTCCTCGAGATGCTGATGGCGCGTGTTGGGCGCGTGGTGACCAAGCGCCAGATCGTCAACTCCTTGTCAGCCTGGGACGCCGACTTCAGCGAAAACGCCGTGGAAGTCTATGTCTACCGATTGCGCAAGCGCCTGGAAGGCACCGGTGCCAGCATCCAGACGGTGCGTGGCTTCGGATACCTGCTGGACGTGGAAGCAGCCTGAGAGCGCACGGCCTTCGTTACCGGATAACCGGGCTGTATCGTCCGGCCGGCTTGGCCAACGATCATGAGCGTGGATATCCAGTCCGAACGTATCCGTAGCCTGCAAAGCCAGAGTACCTATCGCCCTGGTCTGCTGCCCAAAGGGTCTTTGGCGCGCTACCTCGTCGTTCGGCTGTTGCCCGCGATCCTGTTGCTTGTGCTGTTGGACCTGGCCGCGACCTGGGTCATGACGCACAAGATCGACATGGCGATCTGGATGCTGGAGGACTTCTTCCTGCTCATGGTGCTGGGCCAGGTCGCCTTGATGGGATTGTTCGCCTGGGTCGTCGTGCATGGCGTCCGCTCCGGACTGCGTTCGGTGAACCTGCTGTCCGAGGAAATCCGGCAGCGTTCCATCGACGATATGCAACCCCTCGAAGTCGCTGGCGTGCCCGCGGAAATGGAGCCGCTGGTGTTGCATACCAACGACCTGCTGGCCCGGCTCGATGCGTCCCTGGCGGCGCAGCGCCGCTTCATCGGCCATGCCGCGCATCAATTGCGCACCCCACTGAGCGGCCTGCGGCTGGAATCGGAACTGATGCTCGCGCGGCCTCTGCCCGACGATGTCCGGGCCCGCGCCGAGCGCATCAAGGCGGTAAGCGACCGCATGATACGCCTGGGCCAGCAGTTGCTGGTGCTCGCCCGCGCCGATCCGAATGCCCGGCCGCAGGATAGTTTCGTGCGCGTCGACCTGTGCGAATGGGTGCGCGCCAGTGGCGCCGAGTGGATACCGCGTGTGCGCGCGGCGCAATTCGAACTTGACCTGGTCGCGCCCGACACGCCGGTATGGATCGACGCCGATCCGCTGCTGCTGGATGAGCTGCTGGGCAACCTCATCGACAACGCATTGCGTTATGGCAATCCGGCGGGGCGCATCACGCTGAACGTGGGCGGCACGCCCCCCAGCCTGACCGTCATGGATGATGGTCCTGGCGTCCCCCCGGAAGACCAGGACCGCGTATTCGAGGCCTTCTATCGGTCCCCCACCGCAACGGTGGGCGGTTCGGGCCTGGGACTGGCCATCGTGCGCGAGATTGCGCACGCGCATGGCGCATGGTGGAAGCTCACCAGCCGCCCGGATTTCCCCGGCACACGGTTGACGGTGGTGTTTCCCGGGCCCCGCAAAGGCACCCAATTGACCCGACACGACATTCAGGTATGACGACAGGAACCGCAAGCGCCAGTGCCTCTTCCGCTCCCGCGGCGGTCTCCGCGTCTTCTTCTCGGGCGGCCATGGTCATCGGTGCCCTCGGCGTCGTCTATGGCGATATCGGGACGAGCCCCCTCTACACCCTGCGCGCATGCCTGGTAGGCTATGGCGACCTGCGGCCCGAGCATGTCCTGGGCGTATTGTCCATCCTGTTCTGGATGCTCATGCTGGTCGTTTCCTTCAAGTACATCATGCTGGTGCTGCGCGCGGATAACCGCGGGGAAGGGGGCACGCTGGCGTTGCTGGAGCTGGCGATACGCGGGCGCTCCGGCCGTATGCGCACCTTCCTGATCGGGCTTGCGATTTTCGGCGCGGCGCTGTTCTACGGCGATAGCATGATTACGCCTGCGATATCCGTGCTCTCTGCGCTGGAGGGTATCAGCGTGGTGTCGAACCGCTTCGAACATTGGGTGGTCCCGCTATCCCTGCTGATCCTGATTGGCCTGTTCATGATCCAGTCCCGCGGCACAGGGACCATGGGCAAGCTATTCGGGCCCATCATGACGGTGTGGTTCGGCACCCTGGCCGTGCTGGGAATCTGGCAGATCGCCCAGGCGCCGGGCGTACTGGCCGCGCTCAATCCCATGTGGGGCCTGCATTTCGTGGTGGAATCGCCGCGCGCGAGTTTCGTGTTGCTGGGCTCCGTGGTGCTGGCCCTGACGGGGGCCGAGGCGCTGTACGCCGACATGGGGCATTTCGGTCGCGGCGCGATACAGCGGGCGTGGTTCTGGATGGTCATGCCGGCGCTTACGCTGTGCTACTTCGGCCAGGGTGCATTGTTGCTGCGCGACCCGGAAGCGATCGCGAATCCCTTCTTCCTGATGGCGCCGGATTGGGGCATTGCACCGCTGGTGGGATTGGCCACGTTGGCGACCATCATTGCCTCGCAGGCCGTGATATCCGGGGCCTATTCGATGACCCGCCAGGCGGTTCAGCTGGGTTATTGGCCCCGCATGGAGATCCTGCACACTTCCGCCGTGGAGAAGGGGCAGATCTACCTGCCACAGGTGAATGCCTTGTTGCTGGGGGCCGTACTGCTGCTGGTCCTGGTGTTTCGCAGTTCGGACAATCTGGCGGCAGCCTACGGCTTCGCGGTCACCGGCACGATGCTCACCACGTCCGTGCTGCTGTTGTCCCTGATGCCGCGCGCCGCGGTCAATGGGCCGCGGCGGGCGATGTGGTGGGGCATATTGGGCTTTCTCCTGGTGTTCGATATGCTGCTGTTCTCGGCGAACGCGCTGAAGGTGGAAGAGGGCGGGTGGCTGCCCTTGATGGTGGGGATCATCGTCTTCACGCTGATGGGCACCTGGCGACGCGGCCGCTATCTCCTGAACGCGTTGCAGCAGCGCGACCGCCAGCCCTTGGCCGAGTTCATGGAGCAACTGGAGCAATATCCGCCGGCACGCGTACAAGGGACCGCCATCTTCATGACGATGAGTCCCGGGAATGTTCCGCCGGCCTTGCTGCACAACCTGAAGCACAACAAGGTCCTGCACGACCATGTGGTGTTCCTGACCATACACAGCGCGGATGTGCCGTATGTGTCGGCCGAAGAGCGCTTCTCCGTGACGAAACTCAGTGCGTCGAGCTGGCAGGCCGTGGTGACGTACGGGTTCAAGGAAGAGCCCAACGTGCCGGACGCCCTCCGGGAGGTGGCGGAGGCATATCCGGAACTGGACCTGGAGCCGATGCGGACCTCGTACTACCTGTCGCGCCAGACCGTCGTCGCGGCCAAGCGTCCGGCGATGCGCCGCTGGCGGCGAGCGTTGTTTGCATTCATGTCGCGTAATTCGACCCGCAGCACGAAGTTCTTCAAGATTCCGCCCAACCGGGTTGTCGAGATGGGAATGCAGGTAGAACTCTGAGCTCGCTCTCCCGTCAGGGCCGGTGCAGAGGGATCCCCGAGGAGCGTGCGCCCCTCACCGAACGCCAATAAAAAACCGCGCGGACGCGCGGTTTTTTATTGGCGGAAGCGGCTTACTTCTTGTCTTCCTTCAATTGGGGCAGCGCCGCACCCGCGGTAGGGGAGAGCAGCCCGGCCTTCACGTAGGTGAAAAGCTTATCGCGCGTATCGACGATGTCGAGGTTGCGCATGGTGAGCTGGCCGATGCGGTCCTGGGGCGAGAACACGGATTCGCCTTTCTCCATGGTCAGGCGTTCCGGCTTGTACGTCAGGTTGGGCGAATCGGTATTGACGATGGAGTAGTCGTTGCCGCGGCGCAGTTCCACGGTCACCTCGCCGGTGATGGCGCGAGCCACCCAGCGTTGTGCGGTTTCGCGCAGCATGATGGCCTGGGGATCGAACCAGCGCCCTTGGTACAGCAGGCGGCCCAGCTTGCGGCCGTTGTCGCGGTATTGTTCGATGGTGTCTTCGTTGTGGATGCCGGTGACCAGCCGCTCGTACGCGATGAACAGCAGAGCCATCCCGGGGGCTTCGTAGATGCCGCGGCTCTTGGCTTCGATGATGCGGTTTTCGATCTGGTCGCTCATGCCGAGGCCGTGGCGGCCGCCGATGCGGTTGGCTTCCATCATGAGTTCGACGGGGTCGGCATACTCCACGTTGTTGAGGGCAACAGGCCGGCCTTCCACAAAGCGCACCGTGACCTCTTCCCGCTTGACGTCGACGTCGTCGCGCCAGAATGCGACACCCATGATGGGCTGGACGATCCGGATGCCGGAATTCAGATGCTCCAGGTCCTTGGCCTCGTGAGTGGCCCCCAGCATGTTGGAGTCGGTGGAGTAGGCTTTCTCGGCCGACATGCGGTATTCGAAGCCGGATTGCCGCATGTATTCGGACATCTCCGCACGGCCACCAAGCTCGTCGATGAAGGCCTGGTCCAGCCACGGCTTGTATATCTTGAGGTCGGGATTCGTCAGCAGGCCGTAACGGTAGAAACGCTCGATATCATTGCCCTTGAAGGTGCTGCCGTCGCCCCAGATGTTGACGTCGTCCTCCTTCATTGCGGCCACCAGCATGGTGCCGGTAACGGCACGGCCGATGGGGGTGGTGTTGAAGTACGTGATGCCGGCGGTCGAAATGTGGAAGGCTCCGCTTTGCAGCGCGGCAATGCCTTCCGATACAAGTTGGGCGCGGCAATCGATCAGGCGCGCTTTCTCGGCGCCGTATTGCATCGCCCGACGCGGGATCTCGTCGTAGTCAGGCTCGTCCGGCTGGCCCAGGTTGGCCGTGTAGGCGTAGGGCACGGCGCCTTTCTCGCGCATCCAGTGCAGGGCAGCGCTGGTGTCCAGGCCGCCTGAGAACGCGATGCCGACCTTCTGGCCGACGGGGATGTGCTGAAGGATGGTTGCCATTGCGTGTCGCCCGGGTAGAAAACCCGCGATTTTACCGCTTTTGCGGCCCTGCAATGTCGAACGCCGCCGCCGCGATCGGCCGCGAGGTGTTGCGGGCTGCCGGGCGTTGCGGGACCATGACGGTTTTTGTGCGAGGGACACATGGACCATACCCCACCCCCCACCTTTGGCCAGGAAGCGGACATCCTGTTGCTGAAGTTGCCCGACCGCCGGTTGGACGGTGCCGGCCTGGCGGCACTACAGGACGCCGTGAGCGGGACAACGGACGGGTGCACGGTGCAGGCTTATGCCGCCATGGATGCACAGGAAACCTATGTCTATTGCCGGTTGCCGTCGGTCGGCGCCAACAGCGTGGCGGCCACCATCCGGGCCAGCGCATTGGCAGCCTATCCGACTGCGGGCGTGCAGCGTCTGCGTCGGCTTGCAGATCTGCCGGGTGCTTCGTCCGGACGCGCCGCTCCTTGGCACTACATCGTGGAAACCGATGTGGTCGGGACGGCGGAACAGGATTTGAACGACTGGTACGACCAGGAGCATCTGCCCGGCTTGGCTGGGGTGCCGGGCACCGTGCGGGCGGAACGCTTCATCTGCACCGAAGGCGGGCCGCGCTACCATGCCTGCTACGATCTGGAGTCCCTCGAGACCTTTGGCAGCCCGCCCTGGCTGGCGGTGCGCGCCACGGCCTGGAGCGACCGGGTGCGGCCGTCTTTCCGCAATACCAAGCGCACCATGTTCAAGGCGATCGGCTAAGACGGCCTGCTACTGCTTGCCCAGGAGGAGAAACTCCATCAGTGCCTTCTGCACGTGCAGGCGGTTTTCAGCCTCGTCCCAGACCACGCTCTGCGGTCCGTCGATGACTTCCCCGGTGACTTCTTCGCCACGGTGGGCAGGCAAGCAGTGCATGAAGACGGCATCCGCCGCCGCAACGGCCATCATGTCGGCGTCCACGCACCAGTCAGCGAACGCCGCGCGCCGCTGTTCGTTTTCGGCTTCGTAGCCCATGCTGGTCCACACGTCGGTGGTGACCAGATGCGCGCCGCGGCAGGCGTCCATGGGGTCCTTGAACTGCCGCAGCACGGAGGCCGGCGGCGTGCCCGTGCGGAGCGGGTCCAGCTCATAGCCGGACGGCGTCGATACATGCAGCGTGAATCCAAGCATCTCCGCCGCCTGCAGCCAGGTGTATGACATGTTGTTGGCGTCGCCGACCCAGGCGACCGTCTTGCCCGCAATGGGCCCGCGATGCTCGACATAGGTGAAGATATCGGCGAGTATCTGGCAGGGATGGAATTCGTTGGTGAGGCCGTTGATCACCGGCACGCGCGAATGCGCGGCAAAGCGTTCGATGCGGGTCTGCTCGAAGGTCCGGATCATGACGATATCCACCATGCGCGAGATCACCCGTGCGGTGTCCTCGATGGGTTCGGATCGTCCCAGCTGCGAGTCGTTGGATGTCAGGTTGATGACCGAGCCACCCATTTGATACATGCCCGCTTCGAAAGACACGCGCGTCCGCGTGCTGGCCTTCTCGAATACCATTGCCAACGTCCGATCGTGCAAGGTCATGTGCGGCTCGTAGCGCTTGAACTTGTCCTTGATCAGGCGGGCGCGCTCCAGCACGTAGTGCATTTCGGCGGCGGAGAAATCACGGAATTGCAGGAAGTGGCGCAAGGGGCCGTTCTGGGTGCTTGCTATGGTCATGGTGGGTCTGCACATCGTTGGTCCGGCACGCTGCGGCGGCCGGGCGCATCATTATGCCTGTTCTTTTGAAAACAAGTCCGTTGCAGCGGCGTTGCGAGGAAAAGCCGGCGTAAAGCATGCAATTCGACCGCGCGGTGGTCCCTCGATACAATCGAAAAGCACCAATCATATACAATCGGCGCCGCGGCCCTCGAAGCCTCGGGCCACGTCTTTGACGGCGCGCCGCGCGCTCGTCCCCGGGTGCAAAACCAACGGTATTCCGCGTGCGACAACTCGTTATTCTCGGTGTTACGGAAGAAGGTCAACGCTTTCGCCCCAGCGATTGGGCGGAGCGGCTGGCGGGCGTCATGGCGCAATTCCGGCCGCCCGGTAGCGCACCGAGCCATCTGGGTTATTCGCCTTACTGTTCGCCTGTCATCATCGACGGCGAACGCAGTGTGGTGGTCGATGAACGCCTGCGCGAGCTCGAGCCATTGGCGTGGAAATTCGTGGTGGACTTCGCCCGGGATAATCGCCTGAAGACCCAGGAGCGCGAAATCGCGCATCCGCTGTAGGGGCGGACATGCGAGGCGGCCGATAGGGGCCGGGATACGCCGGACACCAGGCCAGCCATCAAAAGGCGATGCCGGGAAGACGCCCGGCATCGATTGGACCCGATCGGCTACTCCGTGACCGGCGTGATGACCTTGCCGGTTGCCAGGAAAGATTCCAGGTTGGCGATCATCAGGTTTTCCATTTCGCTGCGCGTCTCGTAGGTGGCACTGCCGATGTGCGGAAGCAGTACGAGGTTGTCGTTGGCCTTCAGTTCGTCGGGAACCTTGGGTTCGTGCTCGAACACGTCCAGCGCCGCGCTGCCTACCTTGCCGGCCTGCAGTGCCTGGATCAGCGCGGCCTCGTCGATGACCGGCCCGCGCGCGATGTTGATAATGGTGCCCTTCGGGCCCAGGGCTTCCAGGACTTCACGGGAAATCAGATGGTAGGTCGCGGGACCGCCCACGGTGGCCACCACCAGGAAGTCCGCCCATGCCGCCAGGTCCACGAGCGACGCCTCGTACCGGTAGGGCGCATCATCGCGGGGGCGCCGGCTATGGTAACGCACGTCCATGTCAAAGCCGGTACCCCGCTTGGCGATGGCCTGTCCGATGCGGCCCAGCCCGACGATCCCGAGCTTCTTCCCGCTGACCCGGGAGCCCAGCGGGATACTGCCGTGCACCTGGCCCCAGGCGCCGCTGCGCACGAAGCGATCGCCATAGGCGATCCGGCGCGCGGCCGCGATCATCAGCCCCCATGCCAGATCGGCCACGCAGTCGGTCAGGACGTCCGGCGTGTTGCTGACCTGGATGCCGCGTCGCTGGGCGGCCGCGATATCCAGGGTCTCGTAGCCCACGCCCCAGCTGCAGATGGCCTTGAGGTCGGGCAGCGCTTCGATCATTTCCGCGGTGCAGCCGAAGCTGGCGGAGGTCACCAGCGCCGTGATGCCCGTGCCATGCTCGGCCAGCGCCGCTTTGCGATCCGGGTACTTCCATAGCTCGACGACGTCGTAGTCCCGCGCCAGGCGGTCGTTGGCGGTGGGAGAGCCGGCATAGGAGCCGACCTGGATGATGCGTTGCTTGGCGGTCATGTCGTGGTTCGCTCGCAGGGAAAATCAGCAGCGCAATGCTACTCCAACTTGATGTTGGCCTTGCTGATGACGTCTTGCCAGCGCTTGACTTCGCCCTGCTGGAACTTGGTGAATTCGTCGGGACTGCTTGCGACGACCTCGAAGCCGAGCCCTTGCAGGGTCTTTTCCACGGCAGGGTCGCGCAGCGTCTTGCGCAAGGCATCGGAGAGCTTGCCCACGATGTCGGCCGGCGTGGCCGCCGGCACGGCAAAGCCTTGCCAGGAGTAGACCACCATGTCCTTGATGCCCGTTTCACCGATGGTCGGGACATTCGGCAGGTCCGGGATGCGCGCATCGCCTGTGGTGGCCAGGGCTTTCAGCTTGCCGGCCTTGATATGGGTCAGCACGGCGCCCAGGTTCTGGAACGAGACGTTGACCTGGTTGCCCAACAGGTCGCTGATGGCAGCCGCGCCGCCGCGGTAAGGCACATCGACACCAGTGGTATCGGTCTTCTGGCGGAACAGCACCGCGGAGAGGTGATCCGACGATCCCGTGCCCGAGGATGCATAGGAGACTGCACCCGGGTTCTTCTTGGCATAGGCCACCAGTTCCTCGACCGAATTGGCGGGGAAGTTGGGCGAGGCCACCAGTACGTTCGGGTTGCGCACCGCCATGGTCAGGTAGCGGAAGTCTTTGCTCGGGTTGTAGGAGAGGTCCTTGTACAGCGCCTGGTTGATCGAGAAGGTGCCGATGGAGCCGACCATCATGGTGTAGCCATCCGCCGGCGCGCGGGCCAGCGCCTGGGCGCCGATCGCGCCGTTCGCTCCCGGCTTGTTTTCGACCACGAAGGTCTGGCCGAGGATCTTGTTCAGGCCGGGCAGGACCGAGCGTGCGGTGATGTCGGAAGATCCGCCGGGCACGAAGGGCACGATGACCGTGACGGGCTTGTCGGGGTAGGCCGCCTGAGCAGGGAGGATGCCGCCGGCGAAGAGGCCGGCGGCCAGCGCGAGCGCTCGGATGGATGTGGTCATGGTGTCTCCTGGCTTTTATCGACGGCGCGCCTCGCAGGACGGCGTGCACGCCTTGGTCGCCGCCCGCCATCGGGCGCCGTGCTTGTAAAACAACTATATGTATTGAGCCATGATATGTCAACCAAGTATACTTCCCAGTAGACGCGGGCTGCCTTGTCCGACAACGTCGCACACGGTCAGCCAGCGCTGTGACCGGTGTGCGGCGCACCTTCCAACCAGGAGTTCTCCGATGAAAACCACGCCCGTCACGGTGGAGGACCTGCGCCGGTCCGTGATCGCCGTACCGCCGCTGGCCCGCAATGCCGATCTGACGCTCAACCCGCAGGCCAACGGGGCGCTGTTGCGCCACCTGGAGCAGGGCGGCGTGCGCAGCGTGATGTACGGCGGCAACGCCAATTTCTATAACGTCGGCGTCGGCGAATACGCGCGTCTGGTGGATTTCCTCGCCGAAACCGCGGGCCCGGATACCTGGGTTCTGCCTTCGGCCGGCCCGGACTACGGCAAGCTGATGGATCAGGCGATGATATTGAAATCGCGCGCCTTCCCCACCGCCATGCTGCTGCCGATGTCTTTTCCCTTCACCGACGCCGGCCTGGCGGACGGGATCCGGCGCTTCAGCGACGCCATATCGCGTCCGGTGGTCGTGTATATCAAGGCGTCCGACTACATTGCCCCGAACACCCTGGCCCGCCTCGTCCAGGAGGGCCGCATCGTGGCGGTCAAGTACGCGGTCGTGCGCGAGGAGCCAGCGCAAGATCCCTATCTCTCCGCGCTGCTCAAGGAAGTCGACTCGCGGCTGGTGGTCAGCGGGATCGGGGAGCGGCCCGCCATCGTGCATGTGCGCGATTTCGGGCTGCAAAGTTTCACCTCGGGCTCGGTGTGCGTGGCACCGCGGGGTTCCATGGAGTTGCTGCGGCACTTGCAGGAGGGCAGGCACAAGGAGGCCGAGCGGGTACGGGCGGCCTATATCCCGCTGGAAGACTGCCGGGACGCGATCAGCCCGATCCGGGTCTTGCATGATGCGGTGACCCTGGCCGGTATTGCCGACATGGGGCCCATGCTGCCCCTGATGACGGGGCTCACGGCCGCCGAGCGTGAACGGGTCGCGCCGGTCGCCCGCGCCTTGCTCGAACGCGACCGCGACATGCTGGTCGCCTGACAGCGCGCCCCGCCGCATGGCGGTCGATGGCGTACGATTGCCGCTCGACCGAAAGGAGAGCCATTTGTCTTCAAAGCAACGCGCGCCCGACGCCGGACCCGAAAGTGCCGGCGTTGGCGACCGCCCGGCGCCATCCCTGCCATCACTGTCGCGAGCCGCCGACCCCGGGCGGGTTGCCGATACGTCGCGGCAGCTCGACGCAGGCACTGCCGGCGAAGGCCTTCGCATGCTCGATCGCGGCCAGCGGGTGCGGCTTGGCGACCAGCTCTACGGCCAGATTTTCGATCGCATCGCGTCAGGCCAATTGAATGTCGGCGACAAACTGCCGTCGGAACACGAAATCTGCGAGCAGTTCGGGGTGTCGCGCCCCGTTGTCCGCGAAGCGCTGCTGCGCCTGCGCGCCGATGGCCTGGTCAGCGCATACCAGGGCTTGGGCACTTTCGTCATCCATCAACCTGCTCCCCGCCTGAAGACTTTTGGCGACGTGCAGAACGTCGGCGCCTATCTTCGCGCGCAAGAGGTGCGCGTGGCACTGGAGGGCGATGCCGCCCGCCTGGCGGCGATGCGGCGCACCGACGAACAGCTCAAGAAAATCGTCGATGCACACCAGGCCTTCGCGGAAGGACTGGCGCTCGGCAGGGTATCGGCCGAGGTCGACCTGGCCTTCCATGCCAGCATTGCCGAGGCCAGCGGCAACGACTTTTTCCCCGGTGTGCTGGAGACGATCCACGAATCCATCCATGGCTTCATGCGTCTGTCGCTCAACCTGACGCGCACGGGGTCGCGGCAGCGCGCGGAACGCGTCATGGACGAGCACGCCAGCATACTGGCGGCGATCCGCGAACAGGACGGTGAGCGCGCGCGCACCGCCATGCAGTTCCACCTGGGCCAGGCCCGGTATCGGCTGGTGGACCGCGAACGCGATTGACGCGCGGCGGCGCCCTGCTCGCGAAGGGGAGGGCGGACCGATCCCTCGCCACGAGGAGAAATGCAGGGATCCGGTCGCGGTAGCAACGATAAGGAGACAGCAGTGGCAGGCACAGGGGCAATAAGCTGGAACGCGTCGCCGCAGAGCGTGCGGGAACAGATATCGCGGGTTCTGCTGGCCTGGGGCATGCAGCCGGACCTCGCCGAGGTGACGGCCAGCCTCATGAGTGAAACGGATCTGCTCGGCATCGATTCGCACGGCATTTCGATGCTGCCCAGCTACGAGGAAAAACTCCTCGCGGGCACCCTGGCGATCGACGCCCGCCCGCGGCTGGTGCGCGATGGGCAGGCGTCGGCCTTGCTGGATGGCATGGGCGGGCTGGGTTATCCCGTTGCGGCGCAAGCGATGCAACTGGCGGTGGA
Coding sequences within it:
- a CDS encoding MotA/TolQ/ExbB proton channel family protein, translated to MSIAHHIAMVLAQATPAAPADPGAGQAAAAAAAQAPNAAPLASSVLQAGTPPLATPDMGMMHFIGQSDIVGKTLFVILLLMSLVTWYLILVKAANGMVVRKRAQDFLNKFWNAGSLEQVEHEISTHGARDPFSHLAAHAMHAQAHHARYGATKLAETGSNSEFVTRTMRKVIDEETAKLENGLTVLASVGSTAPFVGLFGTVWGVYHALVGIGMADGVTINRIAGPVGEALIMTGLGLAVAIPAVLAYNTFVRKNRVLLSRLDAFAHDLFAFLTTGQQVAVSDGKVRAMRRSGAPAVRGSE
- a CDS encoding ExbD/TolR family protein, which translates into the protein MAFGGFDNKGSGGQAMSEINMVPLIDVMLVLLVIFIITAPLLAHSIRINMPQVSAEPVKEEPKTIDLAIDAAGQLFWDETPVAEPDLAARFAAAAASQPQPELRIRADLNTRYETLAKVMGAARRSGLGRIGFVTNPAPGGQGTAEPASTPSAAPVR
- a CDS encoding response regulator transcription factor, with product MRVLVIEDDTTLGHALQEFLADQGYAVDWLTDGDKVLGALAGQPYDLLLLDLNLPGTSGLDVLRQLRTDGNQVPVLILTARDGIEDRVAGLDAGADDYVTKPFELPELAARVRAFGRRRAGQAQPLIEVGPLVFDTVGREVRVHGERLSLSVRELSVLEMLMARVGRVVTKRQIVNSLSAWDADFSENAVEVYVYRLRKRLEGTGASIQTVRGFGYLLDVEAA
- a CDS encoding sensor histidine kinase, whose translation is MPAILLLVLLDLAATWVMTHKIDMAIWMLEDFFLLMVLGQVALMGLFAWVVVHGVRSGLRSVNLLSEEIRQRSIDDMQPLEVAGVPAEMEPLVLHTNDLLARLDASLAAQRRFIGHAAHQLRTPLSGLRLESELMLARPLPDDVRARAERIKAVSDRMIRLGQQLLVLARADPNARPQDSFVRVDLCEWVRASGAEWIPRVRAAQFELDLVAPDTPVWIDADPLLLDELLGNLIDNALRYGNPAGRITLNVGGTPPSLTVMDDGPGVPPEDQDRVFEAFYRSPTATVGGSGLGLAIVREIAHAHGAWWKLTSRPDFPGTRLTVVFPGPRKGTQLTRHDIQV
- a CDS encoding potassium transporter Kup — translated: MTTGTASASASSAPAAVSASSSRAAMVIGALGVVYGDIGTSPLYTLRACLVGYGDLRPEHVLGVLSILFWMLMLVVSFKYIMLVLRADNRGEGGTLALLELAIRGRSGRMRTFLIGLAIFGAALFYGDSMITPAISVLSALEGISVVSNRFEHWVVPLSLLILIGLFMIQSRGTGTMGKLFGPIMTVWFGTLAVLGIWQIAQAPGVLAALNPMWGLHFVVESPRASFVLLGSVVLALTGAEALYADMGHFGRGAIQRAWFWMVMPALTLCYFGQGALLLRDPEAIANPFFLMAPDWGIAPLVGLATLATIIASQAVISGAYSMTRQAVQLGYWPRMEILHTSAVEKGQIYLPQVNALLLGAVLLLVLVFRSSDNLAAAYGFAVTGTMLTTSVLLLSLMPRAAVNGPRRAMWWGILGFLLVFDMLLFSANALKVEEGGWLPLMVGIIVFTLMGTWRRGRYLLNALQQRDRQPLAEFMEQLEQYPPARVQGTAIFMTMSPGNVPPALLHNLKHNKVLHDHVVFLTIHSADVPYVSAEERFSVTKLSASSWQAVVTYGFKEEPNVPDALREVAEAYPELDLEPMRTSYYLSRQTVVAAKRPAMRRWRRALFAFMSRNSTRSTKFFKIPPNRVVEMGMQVEL
- the argG gene encoding argininosuccinate synthase, which translates into the protein MATILQHIPVGQKVGIAFSGGLDTSAALHWMREKGAVPYAYTANLGQPDEPDYDEIPRRAMQYGAEKARLIDCRAQLVSEGIAALQSGAFHISTAGITYFNTTPIGRAVTGTMLVAAMKEDDVNIWGDGSTFKGNDIERFYRYGLLTNPDLKIYKPWLDQAFIDELGGRAEMSEYMRQSGFEYRMSAEKAYSTDSNMLGATHEAKDLEHLNSGIRIVQPIMGVAFWRDDVDVKREEVTVRFVEGRPVALNNVEYADPVELMMEANRIGGRHGLGMSDQIENRIIEAKSRGIYEAPGMALLFIAYERLVTGIHNEDTIEQYRDNGRKLGRLLYQGRWFDPQAIMLRETAQRWVARAITGEVTVELRRGNDYSIVNTDSPNLTYKPERLTMEKGESVFSPQDRIGQLTMRNLDIVDTRDKLFTYVKAGLLSPTAGAALPQLKEDKK
- a CDS encoding DUF4286 family protein, which produces MDHTPPPTFGQEADILLLKLPDRRLDGAGLAALQDAVSGTTDGCTVQAYAAMDAQETYVYCRLPSVGANSVAATIRASALAAYPTAGVQRLRRLADLPGASSGRAAPWHYIVETDVVGTAEQDLNDWYDQEHLPGLAGVPGTVRAERFICTEGGPRYHACYDLESLETFGSPPWLAVRATAWSDRVRPSFRNTKRTMFKAIG